A genomic region of Metopolophium dirhodum isolate CAU chromosome 1, ASM1992520v1, whole genome shotgun sequence contains the following coding sequences:
- the LOC132950660 gene encoding uncharacterized protein LOC132950660, with translation MERNDIVALRCKFLRQMCTLRKNKDDRPVVYLDETWVNQNHSRTLIWQNENNSGGLKVPTGKGGRLIVCHAGCSRYGFIEGSKLVFRSNTGNTTDYHNQMNGEVFKEWFIQLLKNLEEPSVIVMDNAPYHSILRDKYPKSNWRKTEVQQWLNEKNIEFHPLETLPELRQKVKNLLPREKKYELDDIAIEMGHEVIRLPPYHCKYNPIELIWAQVKGQVAKFNNTFKMVDIERLTHEALDAVTIDDWTKCVRHAEEIQDEDNKNEIMRDTMIEPIIMTILPDDSDWSDDEEDIDEENHG, from the coding sequence ATGGAGAGGAATGATATCGTCGCACTTCGGTGTAAATTTTTACGACAAATGTGTACGCTGCGAAAAAATAAAGACGATCGTCCAGTGGTTTATCTCGATGAAACGTGGGTAAACCAAAACCATTCACGCACCCTTATTtggcaaaatgaaaataattctggTGGTCTGAAGGTGCCGACGGGTAAAGGAGGCCGACTTATTGTATGCCATGCAGGATGTAGTCGCTACGGGTTTATAGAAGGGTCAAAATTGGTATTTCGAAGCAATACCGGAAATACCACGGATTATCATAATCAGATGAATGGTGAAGTATTCAAAGAGTGGTTTATTCAACTGCTTAAAAATCTAGAAGAGCCATCAGTTATAGTCATGGACAATGCGCCTTACCATTCAATCCTCAGAGACAAATATCCGAAAAGTAATTGGAGAAAAACCGAAGTACAACAAtggttaaatgaaaaaaatattgagttccATCCATTGGAAACATTACCTGAACTTcggcaaaaagttaaaaacctattgccacgtgaaaaaaaatatgagctgGATGACATTGCAATTGAAATGGGTCATGAGGTAATCCGTCTTCCACCATACCACTGTAAGTATAACCCAATTGAGTTAATTTGGGCTCAAGTTAAGGGCCAAGTAGCGaaatttaacaatacttttaaaatggttGATATTGAGCGGTTAACACACGAGGCATTAGATGCAGTAACAATAGACGACTGGACGAAATGCGTTCGTCATGCAGAAGAAATTCAGGACGAGGacaacaaaaatgaaataatgagGGACACCATGATAGAACcaataattatgacaatattaccaGATGACAGTGACTGGAGTGATGATGAAGAAGATATTGACGAAGAAAACCACGGATAA